A genomic region of Mycobacterium senriense contains the following coding sequences:
- the pks13 gene encoding polyketide synthase Pks13 (Pks13 is a key enzyme in mycolic acid biosynthesis.), protein MRAGDDAERSDEDKRRPTTVPEMRQWLRNWVGRAVGKSPDDIDESVPMVELGLASRDAVAMAADIEDMTGVTLSVAVAFQHPTIESLATRIIEGEPEVADDDLDGADWTRTGPAERVDIAIVGLSTRLPGDMNSPDETWAALMEGRDAITDLPEGRWSEFLEEPRIAQRVATARTRGGYLKDIKGFDSEFFAVAKTEADNIDPQQRMALELTWEALEHARIPASSLRGESVGVYVGFSNNDYQFLAVSDPTVAHPYAITGTASSIIANRVSYFYDFRGPSVALDTACSSSLVATHQAVQALRNGECDVAVAGGVNALLTPLVTLGFDEIGAVLAPDGRIKSFSSDADGYTRSEGGGMFVLKRVDDARRDGDQILAVIAGSAVNHDGRSNGLIAPNQDAQAEVLRRAYKDAGIDPRTVDYIEAHGTGTVLGDPIEAEALGRIIGRGRPADRPALLGAVKTNVGHLESAAGAASLAKVVLALQHDKLPPSINFAGPSPYIDFDGMHLKVIDSASDWPRYGGYALAGVSSFGFGGANAHLVVREVLPRDVIEREPEPQPVAAAPAADAAEAPTLESHSLRFDDFGNIIPDASEAEEAEYELPGVTDEALRLKEIALEELAAQEESEPTKPLIPLAVSAFLTSRKKSAAAELADWMESPEGQASSLESIGRSLSRRNHGRSRAVVLAHDHEEAIKGLRAIAEGKQRPNVFSTDGPVTSGPVWAMAGFGAQHRKMGKSLYLRNEVFAEWIEKVDALIQDERGYSVLEMILDDSVDYGIETSNVVIFAIQIALGELLKHHGAKPAAVVGQSLGEPASAYFAGGLSLADAARVIASRSHLMGEGESMLFGEYIRFMALVEYSADELKTVFGDFPGLEVCVYAAPSQTVIGGPPDQIDAIVARAEAEGRFARKLQTKGAGHTSQMDPLLGEFSAELQGIVPLRPTVGIFSTVHEGTYIKPGGEPVHDVDYWVKGMRHSVYFTHGVRNAVDSGHTTFLELAPNPVALMQIGLTTAAAGLHDAQLIPTLARKQDDVESMISAMAQLYVHGHDLDIRTLFSRAQGPEDYANIPPTRFKRKEHWLDVHFSGDGSVIMPGTHVALPDGRHVWEYAPRNGETDLAALVRSAATQVLSDAQLVASEQRAVPGAGARLVTTMTRHPGGAAVQVHARIDESFTLVYDALVSRAGQSVAALPIAVGAGAAIAAPTTTAAVEAPAAPAEEPDAETLSDSLTNRYLPSSVGRWTPESGESVGERLGLIVSAAMGYEPEDLPWEVPLIELGLDSLMAVRIKNRVEYDFDLPPIQLTAVRDANLYAIEKLIEYAVEHRDEVDQLHEHQQTQTPEEIAREQAQLLSGATPTSVAAPAPDPQAEPETQPAPPAPDATIPPPPTDPSGPKGAAANGAKPDLAGALSQEAVSKALNSDVPPRDAAERVTFATWAIVTGKSPGGIFNPLPKLDEDTAAKMAQRLSERADGAVTTEDVLTSDTIEALAEKVRQYLEAGQIDGFVRTLRARPEGSSKPAVFVFHPAGGSTVVYEPLLNRLPADTPMYGFERVEGTVQERAAQYVPKLLEMNAGKPFILTGWSLGGALAYACAIGLKRAGEDVRFVGMIDTVRAGEEIPQTREETRKRWDRYAKFAERTFNVEIPAIPYEQLEELDDEGQVKFVLDIVQQSGVQIPGGIVEHQRTSYLDNRALETVQIEPYDGHVTLYMADRYHDDVIEFEPRYAVRRPDGGWGEYVADLEVVPIGGEHIQAIDEPIIGKVGAHLSEVLNKVEAETSQTSEVGK, encoded by the coding sequence ATGCGCGCCGGCGACGATGCAGAGCGCAGCGATGAGGACAAGCGGCGCCCAACAACCGTCCCCGAGATGCGCCAGTGGCTGCGCAACTGGGTGGGCCGCGCGGTCGGGAAATCACCCGACGACATCGACGAGTCGGTGCCGATGGTCGAGCTGGGCCTGGCGTCGCGGGACGCCGTGGCGATGGCCGCCGACATCGAGGACATGACCGGTGTCACCCTGTCGGTCGCGGTGGCCTTCCAGCATCCGACGATCGAATCGCTGGCCACCCGCATCATCGAGGGCGAGCCCGAGGTCGCCGACGACGACCTCGACGGCGCCGACTGGACCCGCACCGGCCCGGCCGAGCGCGTCGACATCGCGATCGTGGGCCTGTCGACCCGGCTGCCCGGCGACATGAACTCCCCGGACGAGACCTGGGCGGCGCTCATGGAGGGCCGCGACGCCATCACCGATCTGCCCGAGGGCCGCTGGTCGGAATTCCTCGAGGAGCCGCGCATCGCCCAGCGCGTCGCCACCGCACGCACCCGCGGCGGCTACCTGAAGGACATCAAGGGCTTCGACTCCGAGTTCTTCGCGGTCGCCAAGACCGAGGCCGACAACATCGACCCGCAGCAGCGGATGGCGCTGGAGCTCACCTGGGAGGCTCTCGAGCACGCCCGCATCCCGGCGTCGAGCCTGCGCGGCGAGTCCGTCGGCGTCTACGTCGGCTTCTCCAACAACGACTACCAATTCCTGGCGGTGTCCGACCCCACGGTCGCGCACCCCTACGCGATCACCGGGACGGCCAGCTCGATCATCGCCAACCGGGTGTCCTACTTCTACGACTTCCGCGGCCCGTCGGTGGCGCTGGACACCGCCTGCTCGAGCTCGCTGGTGGCAACGCACCAGGCAGTGCAGGCGCTGCGCAACGGTGAGTGCGACGTGGCGGTCGCGGGTGGCGTCAACGCGCTGCTCACGCCCTTGGTGACGCTCGGCTTCGACGAGATCGGCGCGGTGCTGGCTCCCGACGGTCGGATCAAGTCGTTCTCGTCGGACGCCGACGGCTACACCCGTTCCGAGGGTGGCGGCATGTTCGTGCTGAAGCGGGTCGACGACGCCCGCCGCGACGGCGACCAGATCCTGGCCGTCATCGCCGGCAGCGCGGTCAACCACGACGGCCGGTCCAACGGCCTGATCGCCCCCAACCAGGACGCCCAGGCCGAGGTGCTGCGCCGGGCCTACAAGGACGCGGGCATCGACCCACGTACCGTCGACTACATCGAGGCGCACGGCACCGGCACGGTCCTGGGTGACCCGATCGAGGCCGAGGCGCTGGGCCGCATCATCGGCCGGGGTCGCCCCGCCGACCGTCCGGCGCTGCTGGGCGCGGTGAAAACCAATGTGGGACACCTCGAGTCGGCCGCCGGCGCGGCCAGCCTGGCCAAGGTGGTGCTGGCCCTGCAGCACGACAAGCTGCCGCCGTCGATCAACTTCGCCGGGCCGAGCCCCTACATCGACTTCGACGGCATGCACCTGAAAGTCATTGACAGCGCGAGTGATTGGCCGCGCTACGGTGGCTACGCGCTGGCCGGGGTGTCCAGCTTCGGCTTCGGCGGTGCCAACGCGCACCTGGTGGTGCGCGAGGTGCTGCCCCGCGACGTCATCGAGCGTGAGCCCGAGCCGCAGCCCGTCGCCGCCGCGCCGGCCGCCGACGCGGCCGAGGCGCCCACGCTGGAGAGCCACTCGCTGCGGTTCGACGACTTCGGCAACATCATCCCCGACGCCTCCGAGGCCGAGGAGGCGGAGTACGAGCTCCCTGGCGTGACCGACGAGGCGCTGCGCCTCAAAGAGATCGCGCTGGAAGAGCTTGCCGCACAAGAGGAGTCGGAGCCGACCAAGCCGCTGATCCCGCTCGCGGTGTCCGCGTTTCTGACATCGCGCAAGAAGTCCGCCGCCGCCGAGCTGGCGGACTGGATGGAAAGCCCGGAGGGGCAGGCCTCGTCGCTGGAATCCATCGGCCGGTCGCTGTCGCGGCGCAACCACGGCCGCTCGCGCGCGGTGGTGCTGGCCCACGACCACGAGGAGGCCATCAAGGGCCTGCGCGCGATCGCCGAGGGCAAGCAACGGCCCAATGTGTTCAGCACCGACGGCCCGGTGACCAGTGGCCCGGTGTGGGCGATGGCCGGTTTCGGGGCGCAGCACCGCAAGATGGGCAAGAGCCTGTACCTGCGTAACGAGGTCTTCGCCGAGTGGATCGAGAAGGTCGACGCGCTGATCCAGGACGAGCGCGGCTACTCGGTGCTCGAGATGATCCTCGACGACTCAGTCGATTACGGCATCGAGACCAGCAACGTCGTCATCTTCGCGATCCAGATCGCGCTGGGCGAGTTGCTCAAGCACCACGGCGCGAAACCCGCTGCGGTGGTGGGCCAGTCGCTCGGCGAGCCCGCGTCGGCGTACTTCGCCGGCGGCCTGTCGCTGGCGGACGCGGCCCGCGTGATCGCGTCGCGCTCGCACCTGATGGGCGAGGGCGAGTCGATGCTGTTCGGCGAGTACATCCGGTTCATGGCGCTCGTCGAGTACTCCGCCGATGAGCTCAAGACGGTGTTCGGCGACTTCCCCGGGCTGGAGGTGTGTGTCTACGCCGCGCCCAGCCAGACCGTGATCGGCGGCCCGCCGGACCAGATCGACGCGATCGTCGCCCGCGCGGAGGCCGAGGGCCGCTTCGCGCGCAAGCTGCAGACCAAGGGCGCGGGCCACACCTCGCAGATGGACCCGCTGCTCGGTGAGTTCTCCGCCGAGCTGCAGGGCATCGTGCCGCTGAGGCCGACGGTCGGGATCTTCTCGACGGTGCACGAGGGCACCTACATCAAGCCCGGCGGCGAGCCGGTGCACGATGTCGACTACTGGGTCAAGGGAATGCGGCACTCGGTGTACTTCACCCACGGCGTGCGCAACGCCGTCGACAGCGGCCACACCACCTTCCTGGAGCTCGCACCCAACCCGGTGGCGCTGATGCAGATCGGCCTGACCACCGCCGCCGCGGGTCTGCATGACGCCCAACTGATTCCGACGCTGGCCCGCAAGCAGGACGACGTCGAATCGATGATCTCGGCGATGGCCCAGCTCTACGTCCACGGTCACGACCTGGACATACGCACGCTGTTCAGCCGCGCGCAGGGTCCCGAGGATTACGCGAACATCCCGCCGACCCGGTTCAAGCGCAAAGAGCACTGGCTGGACGTGCACTTCTCGGGCGACGGGTCGGTGATCATGCCGGGGACCCACGTCGCGTTGCCGGACGGCCGTCACGTCTGGGAGTACGCGCCGCGCAACGGTGAGACGGATCTGGCAGCGCTGGTGAGATCGGCTGCTACACAGGTTCTTTCGGATGCGCAGTTGGTGGCCTCCGAGCAGCGCGCAGTGCCCGGTGCGGGCGCCCGGCTGGTGACGACGATGACCCGGCACCCCGGCGGCGCCGCGGTGCAGGTGCACGCCCGCATCGACGAGTCCTTCACGCTGGTTTACGACGCGCTGGTGTCGCGGGCCGGTCAGAGTGTGGCCGCGTTGCCCATCGCGGTGGGCGCCGGTGCGGCCATTGCAGCCCCGACCACGACGGCCGCGGTCGAGGCGCCCGCCGCGCCCGCCGAGGAGCCCGACGCCGAGACGCTGTCGGACAGCCTGACCAACCGCTACCTGCCCTCCAGCGTGGGCCGGTGGACACCGGAGTCCGGCGAAAGCGTCGGCGAGCGGCTGGGCCTGATCGTTTCGGCCGCAATGGGTTACGAGCCCGAGGACCTGCCGTGGGAGGTGCCGCTGATCGAGCTCGGCCTGGACTCGCTGATGGCGGTGCGGATCAAGAACCGCGTCGAATACGACTTCGACCTGCCGCCAATCCAATTGACGGCCGTGCGCGATGCCAACCTGTACGCCATCGAGAAGCTGATCGAGTATGCGGTCGAGCACCGCGACGAGGTCGATCAGCTGCACGAGCACCAGCAGACGCAGACGCCCGAGGAGATCGCCCGGGAGCAGGCTCAGCTGCTCAGCGGCGCAACGCCGACGTCGGTCGCCGCACCCGCGCCGGACCCGCAGGCCGAGCCCGAGACTCAGCCGGCCCCGCCGGCGCCGGACGCGACGATCCCGCCGCCGCCGACGGATCCGTCCGGCCCGAAGGGAGCGGCGGCCAACGGCGCCAAGCCGGATCTCGCGGGGGCGCTCAGCCAGGAGGCGGTATCCAAAGCGCTGAATTCCGATGTGCCGCCACGTGATGCCGCCGAGCGGGTCACCTTCGCCACCTGGGCGATCGTCACGGGCAAGTCGCCGGGCGGCATCTTCAACCCGCTGCCCAAGCTCGACGAGGACACCGCGGCCAAGATGGCGCAGCGGCTCTCGGAGCGCGCCGACGGCGCCGTCACCACCGAGGACGTCCTGACGTCGGACACCATCGAGGCGCTGGCCGAGAAGGTCCGCCAGTACCTGGAGGCCGGGCAGATCGACGGCTTCGTCCGCACCCTGCGGGCGCGCCCCGAGGGCAGCTCCAAACCCGCGGTGTTCGTGTTCCACCCGGCCGGCGGTTCGACCGTGGTCTACGAGCCGTTGCTGAACCGGTTGCCCGCGGACACCCCGATGTACGGGTTCGAGCGCGTGGAGGGCACCGTGCAGGAACGGGCCGCCCAGTACGTGCCCAAGCTGTTGGAGATGAACGCGGGCAAGCCGTTCATCCTGACCGGGTGGTCGCTGGGCGGCGCGCTGGCGTACGCCTGCGCGATCGGTCTGAAGCGGGCGGGCGAAGACGTGCGCTTCGTCGGGATGATCGACACGGTGCGCGCCGGCGAGGAGATCCCGCAGACGCGGGAGGAAACCCGCAAGCGCTGGGACCGGTACGCGAAGTTCGCCGAGCGCACCTTCAACGTCGAGATTCCCGCGATCCCCTACGAGCAGCTCGAAGAGCTCGACGACGAGGGCCAGGTCAAATTCGTGCTGGACATCGTCCAGCAGAGCGGCGTGCAGATCCCGGGTGGCATTGTCGAGCACCAGCGGACGTCCTACCTGGACAACCGGGCGCTCGAGACCGTCCAGATCGAGCCGTACGACGGCCACGTGACTCTGTACATGGCCGACCGCTACCACGATGACGTCATCGAGTTCGAGCCGCGATATGCGGTCCGCCGGCCCGACGGCGGCTGGGGCGAGTACGTGGCCGACCTCGAGGTGGTACCGATCGGCGGCGAGCACATCCAGGCGATCGACGAACCGATCATCGGCAAGGTCGGTGCTCACCTCTCCGAGGTGCTGAATAAGGTGGAGGCCGAAACCAGTCAGACGAGTGAGGTAGGCAAGTAG
- a CDS encoding acyl-CoA carboxylase subunit beta: MAPAPIQHTTAEKLAELYRRLELAKEPGGEKAVAKRDKKGIPSARARIHALVDPGTFFETGALAKTPNDPNALYGDGCVTGHAMIDGRPVGVFSHDQTVFQGTVGEMFGRKVARLMEWCAMVGCPIVGIQDSGGARIQDAVTSLAWYAELGRRHEALSGLVPQISLIFGKCAGGAVYSPIQDDLLVSVRDQGYFFVTGPDVIREVTGEDVTLDELGGSDAQARNGNIHQVVNSEAEAFQYVRDFLSFLPSSAVSEPPIVNPGLEPETTPTDLELDSIVPDSDNMAYDMHEILLRIFDDGDFLDVAAQHGPAIITGFARVDGHPVGVVANQPMYLSGSIDNEASDKAARFIRFCDAFNIPLVFVVDTPGFLPGAEQEKNGIIKRGGRFLYSVVEADVPKVTITVRKSYGGAYAVMGSRQLTADFNFAWPTARIAVIGAEGAAQLLMKRFPDPTTPEAQQIKKDFIEGYNLNMAIPWTAAERGFIDAVIDPHETRLLLRKSMKLLREKQLWFRTARKHGLIPI, from the coding sequence ATGGCGCCCGCCCCCATCCAGCACACCACCGCCGAGAAGCTGGCCGAGCTCTACCGCCGCCTGGAATTGGCCAAAGAGCCCGGCGGCGAGAAGGCCGTCGCCAAGCGCGACAAGAAGGGCATCCCCAGCGCCCGGGCCCGCATCCACGCGCTGGTCGACCCGGGCACCTTCTTCGAGACCGGCGCGCTGGCCAAGACGCCGAACGACCCGAACGCCCTCTACGGCGACGGCTGCGTCACCGGGCACGCCATGATCGACGGCCGGCCGGTCGGGGTGTTCTCCCACGACCAGACCGTGTTCCAGGGCACGGTGGGCGAGATGTTCGGCCGCAAGGTGGCCAGGCTGATGGAGTGGTGCGCGATGGTCGGCTGCCCGATCGTCGGCATCCAGGACTCCGGCGGCGCGCGGATTCAGGACGCGGTCACCTCGCTGGCGTGGTACGCCGAGCTGGGCCGCCGCCACGAGGCGCTGTCCGGGCTGGTGCCGCAGATCTCCCTGATCTTCGGCAAATGCGCTGGGGGAGCGGTGTATTCACCGATCCAGGACGACCTGCTGGTGTCGGTGCGCGACCAGGGCTACTTCTTTGTCACCGGGCCGGACGTGATCCGGGAGGTCACCGGCGAAGACGTCACGCTCGACGAGCTCGGCGGCTCCGACGCGCAGGCCCGCAACGGCAACATCCACCAGGTGGTGAACTCGGAGGCCGAGGCGTTCCAGTACGTGCGCGACTTCCTGTCGTTTCTGCCGTCGAGCGCCGTCAGCGAGCCGCCCATCGTCAACCCGGGCCTGGAGCCGGAGACGACGCCGACCGATCTGGAGCTCGACTCGATCGTGCCGGACTCGGACAACATGGCCTACGACATGCACGAGATCCTGCTGCGGATCTTCGACGACGGCGACTTCCTCGACGTGGCCGCTCAGCACGGGCCGGCCATCATCACCGGGTTCGCCCGCGTCGACGGGCATCCGGTGGGCGTGGTCGCCAACCAGCCCATGTACCTGTCGGGGTCGATCGACAACGAGGCCTCCGACAAGGCGGCGAGATTTATCCGGTTCTGCGACGCGTTCAACATACCGCTGGTGTTCGTGGTGGACACGCCGGGCTTCTTGCCGGGCGCCGAGCAGGAGAAGAACGGCATCATCAAGCGCGGCGGCCGGTTCCTGTACTCGGTCGTCGAGGCCGACGTGCCGAAGGTGACCATCACGGTCCGCAAGTCCTACGGCGGCGCCTACGCCGTGATGGGGTCCAGGCAGCTGACCGCCGACTTCAACTTCGCCTGGCCAACCGCGCGGATCGCGGTGATCGGCGCCGAGGGCGCCGCGCAGCTGCTGATGAAGCGGTTCCCCGACCCCACCACGCCCGAGGCGCAGCAGATCAAGAAGGACTTCATCGAGGGCTACAACCTCAACATGGCGATCCCGTGGACCGCCGCCGAGCGCGGCTTCATCGACGCGGTCATCGACCCGCACGAGACCAGGCTGCTGCTGCGTAAGTCGATGAAGCTGCTGCGGGAGAAGCAACTGTGGTTCCGCACGGCGCGTAAGCACGGGCTGATCCCGATTTAA
- a CDS encoding tetratricopeptide repeat protein produces MSENPGDAVDPVAGPLQAWQSAHTSLGPQHETTLTALLALAEARQNAGDTLGAVRDAAVVLDIRRTALGPEHPETLVVAGAVARWRFLLGDPDAVDQLRQLLPSMVHALGAEHPDTLRASHVAAYVEYPGEDPASRLVRWVRLCGAETRAFGVEHEVTLSAAYMVAQARYDLGDPFGASADAVSVVMYRRQRLGEHHPETLATQLARLAWLGEATGATAFVLKGLDELVTVAGNALGHDDEMTLRARYILALWTPRTAGNDVDWISEWELLEDDLARGLGEEHPLTAAAREQLAAVRTEWEQDLDEVRSLAFHLFVDMESEERDVDQPPGRGWADPGNLDDDAVEKVIEDADDERSQRADLMENVVAAKKALSRSARAAGNDAYETLLWRYFLAWRFWEGHEFGTAGQRTRRLIDDCARLLGDNHELTEASRTMLQFVDTQTWSGLPLFWDGSAKV; encoded by the coding sequence ATGTCCGAAAACCCAGGGGACGCAGTGGATCCCGTCGCGGGACCACTGCAGGCCTGGCAGTCGGCGCATACCTCGCTGGGGCCGCAGCACGAAACGACGCTGACCGCGCTGCTGGCGTTGGCCGAGGCCCGGCAGAACGCCGGCGACACCCTCGGCGCCGTCCGTGATGCGGCCGTAGTTCTGGACATCCGTCGCACAGCGCTCGGACCGGAACACCCGGAGACGCTCGTGGTGGCCGGCGCGGTGGCGCGGTGGCGCTTCCTGCTCGGTGACCCGGATGCGGTTGACCAACTGCGCCAACTGCTTCCGAGCATGGTTCACGCGTTGGGCGCCGAGCATCCCGACACACTGCGCGCGAGTCATGTGGCGGCCTACGTCGAGTATCCCGGCGAGGATCCCGCGAGCAGGCTGGTGCGCTGGGTGCGGCTGTGCGGGGCCGAAACTCGCGCGTTCGGCGTCGAGCACGAGGTGACGCTTTCGGCGGCCTACATGGTGGCGCAGGCCCGCTACGATCTCGGCGACCCGTTCGGCGCCAGCGCGGATGCGGTGTCGGTGGTGATGTACCGCCGCCAGCGCCTGGGCGAACATCACCCCGAGACCCTGGCCACCCAACTGGCGCGACTGGCGTGGCTCGGCGAAGCCACGGGCGCAACCGCTTTCGTCCTGAAGGGCCTAGACGAGTTGGTCACGGTGGCCGGCAATGCGCTCGGCCACGACGACGAAATGACCCTGCGGGCGCGGTACATCCTGGCGCTGTGGACACCCAGGACCGCGGGCAACGACGTGGACTGGATCTCCGAGTGGGAGTTGCTGGAAGACGACCTGGCCCGCGGCCTCGGCGAGGAGCACCCGCTGACCGCCGCCGCCCGGGAGCAGTTGGCGGCGGTGCGCACCGAATGGGAGCAGGATCTCGACGAAGTGCGGAGCCTCGCGTTCCATTTGTTCGTCGACATGGAATCCGAGGAGCGCGACGTCGACCAGCCGCCTGGCCGCGGTTGGGCGGATCCGGGGAACCTCGACGACGACGCGGTCGAGAAGGTGATCGAGGACGCCGACGACGAGCGCTCCCAGCGCGCCGACTTGATGGAGAACGTGGTGGCCGCGAAGAAGGCGTTGTCCCGAAGCGCCCGCGCCGCGGGCAATGACGCCTACGAGACCCTGCTGTGGCGTTACTTCCTGGCCTGGCGGTTCTGGGAGGGGCACGAATTCGGGACAGCGGGCCAGCGCACCCGGCGCCTGATCGACGACTGTGCGCGGTTGCTCGGAGACAACCACGAACTCACCGAGGCATCGCGGACGATGTTGCAGTTCGTCGACACCCAAACCTGGAGCGGCCTGCCTCTGTTCTGGGATGGCAGCGCAAAGGTGTAG
- a CDS encoding acyl-CoA dehydrogenase family protein produces MSDYAVEAVDRLPFSTDEKSQRYATENYRGAVGLNWYLTDPTLQFTMAYYLKPEELTLAERHLTRIGDLMGGPVAQWAEETDRNPPRLQRYDRWGHDISEVVMPASFTRSKGTVLDAQQALRTEAREAKMSSSFTMFASNYLLNQADIGMGCALGTGGGMVQSLVAAYAPPDVAEHVLAKFASGEWAGETAQLLTERTGGSDLGALETTATRHGDAWLLNGFKWFASNCAGEAFVVLAKPEGAPDSSRGVANFLVLRTRRDGSRNGVRVRRLKDKLGTRSVASGEVEFVDAEAFLLSGEPADATAGPSDGKGLGRMMELTNAARLGIALFALGNARRALVESLCYARQRRAFGGALIDKPLMRRKLAEMIVDVEAAQALVFDGTGATNHRQPRSMRQRIAVPVTKLRVCRLGITAASDAIEIHGGNGYIETWPVARLLRDAQVNTIWEGPDNILCLDVRRGIEQTRAHQALLARMRDAVSVADDGEATRLVAGRIEDLDGAVTAWSKLDRQTAEARLFPLAQFMGDVYAGALLIEQAAWERAARGGERKALVASLYAQRYLADRGALRGIDADSDEALERFDELVDGALAL; encoded by the coding sequence ATGAGCGACTACGCCGTAGAGGCCGTGGACCGGCTGCCGTTTTCCACCGACGAGAAATCGCAGCGCTACGCGACGGAGAACTACCGCGGGGCCGTAGGACTCAATTGGTACCTCACCGACCCCACCCTGCAGTTCACCATGGCGTACTACCTCAAGCCCGAGGAGCTGACGCTGGCCGAACGCCACCTGACGCGCATCGGTGACCTGATGGGCGGCCCGGTGGCGCAGTGGGCCGAGGAGACGGATCGCAATCCCCCGCGGCTGCAGCGCTACGACCGGTGGGGCCACGACATCAGCGAGGTCGTCATGCCCGCGTCCTTCACGCGGTCCAAGGGGACGGTCCTGGACGCCCAGCAGGCGCTGCGAACCGAGGCCCGCGAGGCGAAGATGAGCTCGTCGTTCACCATGTTCGCGTCGAATTATCTGCTCAACCAAGCCGATATCGGCATGGGCTGCGCGTTGGGCACCGGCGGCGGCATGGTCCAGTCGCTGGTGGCCGCCTACGCGCCGCCCGATGTGGCCGAGCACGTGCTGGCCAAATTCGCCTCCGGCGAGTGGGCCGGCGAGACGGCGCAGCTGCTGACCGAACGCACCGGCGGCTCGGATCTGGGAGCGCTGGAGACCACCGCCACCCGGCACGGTGACGCGTGGTTGTTGAACGGCTTCAAGTGGTTCGCGTCCAACTGCGCCGGCGAGGCGTTCGTCGTCCTGGCGAAACCCGAAGGCGCACCGGACTCTTCGCGCGGCGTCGCCAACTTCCTGGTGCTGCGCACCCGCCGCGACGGCTCACGCAACGGGGTCCGGGTCCGCCGGCTCAAGGACAAGCTCGGCACCCGCTCGGTGGCCTCGGGTGAGGTCGAATTCGTTGATGCCGAAGCCTTTTTGCTGTCCGGCGAGCCCGCCGACGCTACCGCCGGGCCGTCGGACGGCAAGGGGCTGGGACGCATGATGGAGCTGACCAACGCCGCGCGCCTGGGCATCGCCTTGTTCGCGCTCGGTAACGCGCGGCGCGCCCTGGTCGAATCGCTGTGCTATGCCCGGCAACGCCGGGCGTTCGGCGGCGCGCTCATCGACAAGCCGCTGATGCGGCGCAAACTCGCCGAGATGATCGTCGACGTCGAGGCCGCGCAGGCGCTGGTGTTCGACGGCACCGGCGCCACCAACCATCGTCAGCCCCGCAGCATGCGGCAACGGATCGCCGTGCCGGTCACCAAGCTGCGGGTGTGCCGGCTGGGGATCACCGCGGCATCGGATGCGATCGAAATCCACGGCGGCAACGGCTATATCGAGACCTGGCCGGTGGCGCGGCTGCTGCGCGACGCGCAGGTGAACACCATCTGGGAAGGGCCGGACAACATTCTGTGTCTGGACGTGCGGCGCGGAATCGAGCAGACCCGAGCGCACCAGGCGCTGCTGGCGCGAATGCGCGACGCGGTGTCGGTCGCCGACGACGGCGAAGCCACCCGGTTGGTCGCCGGCCGGATCGAGGATCTCGACGGCGCGGTCACCGCGTGGTCCAAGCTCGACAGGCAGACGGCCGAGGCAAGGCTGTTCCCGCTGGCCCAATTCATGGGTGACGTCTATGCCGGTGCGCTACTCATCGAGCAGGCCGCCTGGGAGCGGGCCGCCCGCGGCGGTGAGCGCAAGGCGCTCGTCGCGTCGCTCTACGCGCAGCGCTATCTCGCCGATCGCGGGGCGCTGCGCGGGATCGACGCCGACTCCGACGAGGCGCTGGAGCGCTTCGACGAACTGGTGGACGGGGCGCTGGCGCTGTGA
- a CDS encoding FHA domain-containing protein: MSASYGETSQQPIAPDEPTGDIGSVLRADVRDEIDTSSAVAEAAATLAHGSAMLVVKRGPNVGAKFVLNEPVMNAGRHPASDIFLDDITVSRRHAEFRSESGEFRVVDLGSLNGTYLNRGAVDSAVLTNGDVLQIGNFRLVFLTAQAG; encoded by the coding sequence GTGTCGGCGTCATACGGGGAGACGAGCCAGCAACCAATCGCGCCGGACGAACCGACCGGCGACATCGGTTCGGTGCTGCGTGCCGACGTCCGCGACGAAATAGACACATCGTCGGCCGTCGCCGAGGCGGCGGCGACGCTGGCCCACGGCTCGGCCATGCTCGTGGTGAAGCGGGGTCCCAACGTCGGGGCGAAGTTCGTGTTGAACGAGCCGGTGATGAACGCCGGGCGGCACCCCGCCAGCGACATCTTTCTCGATGACATCACGGTCAGTCGCAGGCATGCCGAATTCCGCAGCGAGAGCGGCGAATTCCGCGTCGTCGATCTCGGCAGCCTCAATGGGACCTATCTCAACCGCGGTGCCGTCGACTCTGCGGTGTTGACCAACGGCGACGTGCTCCAGATCGGCAATTTTCGGCTGGTTTTCCTGACCGCCCAGGCGGGCTGA